ATCATAAGCTCCGGCGGCACCGTCGCAGCCTGAAGTGCAGTCTGATACCAGCTTCCGTCTGAAGATGGTGCCCTCATTTCTGTATTTCCACTGCTTGTTATACAATACTTAACGTACGAACGCCCCTTAATCACAGAAACAGGAATGCTTGCAGTGTAATACGTTGATGCAACTCCGTTTCCGGCAGAGCTTAACGCAGTATCTTTTGCCATTGAAAGAGTCCCGGATTTCCCGTCATCAGTAATATACTGCAAAGTCAGATTGTTTGAATCACTGCTATCGATTACGAGAGCCTGAACAGCAAGATCCTGCGAGTCAATTGTGCTGTTCATTGGGGCATGTATGATTTCCTTAGAAGGCATATGATCATTGACTATTGGTATCAAATTAAAGCTATTTTCATGAATTGCAGTTCTCTGCTCCGGATATTTTCCGTCAACTTCGGTTCCGTATTTATCGCTTATCTGCAGTTTTGAGGTATAAGCCCCAATCTGTGTTAATAAACCCATATTATATGTGAGTTTATAATCACTTATTGAGCACTTATCCGTAACATCCTCGCCGTTGAACCAAAACTTGATTGAGTTTTTATCTACGCCCGAATAATCACTATAAGTTATGACTATCTGACCGTTGATTCTTCCTTGAATATTCGCGCCGTTAGCAGGTGTTATTGAATCTATATGCGGTCCCTCTGTATCTGCTATCGTCTGTTTATATGGGTTATCTATAAACTGCGGGGCAAATGCTGAACTTGCGCCGTCTGTAGCAATTATATAATACTCAATACTTTTACTGTCTTTAATAGCATTAATTGATATGCTTACACGATACTCATCAGCATTTTCAGTCTTAGCCATTTGAGCGCAGCTGAATCCACTCATTTGATCAGTTTTATAAAACAAATAAACAAGTTTAATATCATTATCCGGATCTGTTACCTTCGCGGTAAATGTCGTATCGTCCGGTTGCCTTACTGCTTCGACTTCACCGCAGTCTACAGAGGGCGGCGCAGTACTCGTAAAGTTTGGCTGCTGGTAATCACGCAGAGTTCCAGGAGTCGGCGAACCCGTATAATCAACCAGTAGTGATTCACAATTATTTACGGGATCGCAGCCATCGAAATAAACATAATCGATTGTCTGATCAGTTGCGCACTGTACAGCGCCGTCGTTATAAACTGCCTGGCAAAGAACTGCCTTCGTTGATTTATCAACAATTTGCATTGTCTTTGCATTGATACTGTTCCACAGGTTTGCAGCGCCTTTTATTACAGTTCCGTTACTGTCTGTATAAGGCGCCATAATTCGATTTGTCTTTGGAATTTCAACGCCGTATCTTGATTTGAACAGTTCGTTCCATGTGCGCTCCATTTCCGCATCTGAATCATAACGGTAACCTAGCTTTTGAGCGCCCTGCTGATAAATAAAGACTACATAAATCTGATTCTTTTTAAGGACAAACGGCACCACATTGCCCTTATCATCATATTGAGTCTCCGTGACCCACGGGTTGGTGTATACTTTACTCAAATCAGATATATACGGCAAATAATTAAACTGAACATCGCTAAGCGGGATATCACGGTTCCCTGTATTATACAGTTCAAAATATTCCAGGTTTCCTGTTCCGCCCGGTGCAGCATTCACCTCGGTCATAACTAGATCAGGGCGTTTCACCGCTGCTTCCGTAACAGTAATATGTACAGTTGCCTCGCCCGCCGCTTTTTCAGTGTTTTTACTGTTTACTTTAACAGTTATCGTATGATCGCCCTTTGTTAGCGGGTGGCTAGCAAATGAGTAGGTAAGCGTTTTATCTGTAACATTTTCTGAAGGAACTGCAATAGGCGTGCCGCCGTCGACTACTACTTGGGCAGTTGAAGCATCAATCCCGTCACCATCCACAAGGTCAGCTGTAAGGGTATCTCTGAAATATCCGCTGAAACTTTCGCCCTCAGTGGGTGAGGTAATATTAACAATAGTATGATTTGAACTTTCATTTATCATTCTATGCGGCATAGCGCTGCTGCCAAGTGTTGCAGTATTTCCGCCGCCATCTATTGCTGTTACATAATAATCGATATAGTCGACGTCAGTAAGTTCCTCTGCGGTAAGCGAAATATTCTGTTCTGCCAGCTGCGTGTCTGAAGCAACTGAGCCTTTTTGAGCTACATAGTCTATCGATTTTGATTTAAAATCCGTATCCTTAGAAGTCTTATAATAAATCGTCGAATATCTTAAATCACGGTTATCAAACATATTGATTGAAATCTTTGCCCCGTCAGCAGACTTAAAAGATGAGCCGGTATTATCCGTTATTTCCGCGGCTGTTTTATCAGATACGTATATAGGCTTTTGATCATAGGTTATTACTCCAAGATTGCTCTGGGAAAGCTTTTCAGAAACCGGCAGATAATTTTTTGCGGAATCATACTTGAATTTAACAGATGAGTTAACGGTACTTACATCAGAGCCAAAATATTTCGCGACAGACATAATATCACTGTCGTCATCAACATATTTTAAGCGGTTGGCCTCCGATACTGTTGCGGAAGAGTCGAGCATCAAAAGCATAACACGCGTTGTACTGCCCACCCTCTTTAAATAAATATTTTTAAACTTATTGAATGAAACGCCTCCGTCGGATGCTGATTTTGGCTCCGGCTCTGCGGCAGCAGATGTCTGATCATCTCCGGCATTTAATCCGTATGTATCTTCCGCTAAGAAAAGTGAATCTTTATTAACAGTTGGATTTTCCGAAATGAAGCTATCAACACCTAGAGCCTTGAAAGCGGCCGCATCGGTAAACTTGCTCATAGGATAATACCTTACCCATAAGGTGGCTACTCCATTTGCGGGAAGCCAGTTGCCTCCGCTTGGCTCAGTATTTCCGCTCCATGCAGCCGAATATTTAGTGATCCCGTTCATTCCGGTATAATATGTATTCGTTAAATTTGCTATATCCCCGTCATAATTTCCGGCTCCAGGCCAGTCTGCTTTTCGTCCCAGCTTATAATTATTAAGATTTATCGGATGCCCGCTTGCATTATATATCTCAACCGCCGAGTATGCATCCACGCCTTGAACCTGAGTCGTGTAAACTTTTGCCTCGGTTATCATAAGGTCTGGATAATCTCCGTCCTTGGTCGAACTGCCTTCAGTTACACCGATCGTTACAGTCGCCTCGCCCGAGTCCTTACTTTGGTTGGTGCTATGAACCTGAAGTTTTATTGTATGTGTGCCGACTCCGAGAGGATTACCCGCGAAGGAATAAGTCAGAGCTGTATTTGATACATTCTGAGCAGGAACTGAAATAGGCGTGCCGTTGTCCACTGTAATTGTCGCAGAAGAGGTGTCTATCCCATCCTTATCAGACAAATCTGCTGTAAGGATCCCATTGAATGATCCTGTGAATACCGACATATCCACTGGATAGGTTATAGCAACGTTTGTTTTTGAAACAGCCGTTGCCGCGTTTATTCTGATGGGTGCGCTTGCGCTCCCCACAGCGGCCGGATTGTTTCCTCCGTCCAATGCAGTTGCATAATATTCGATATAATCGGCTCCTGCAAGATCTTCCGCCGGAATATTCTTTGCAATATCCGCCTTTGTTATGTCTGCTGCAATGCTGTTCTTTTTTGTCTCGCGAAGAACTATATCCTCTGAAGCCTCTTTAAAAGCCGTATCTTTTGATGTTCTGTAAAATAGGGATGTAAGTCTAATATCTTTGTCGTCGGTAACTCCGATCGTTATATCAGCACCGTTATCCGGGTTGTAAGTGCTTGCTGTTACATCAGACATGACAGGAGCATTTGTATCGTTATATGTCGGTTTTTGCTTATAAGTCATTGTTCCGACTGAGGGTGCAGTTTTGCTTTCAAGTATCATGCTCTGATTTTTGGATAGATCGTAATAAAATTTTGCAGATGATACGCCTGCAGTGGAAGTGCCGCCGTCGCTTGTCAGATATGTTACATCGCTTCCGAAATATCTAGCATATGATATCATATAAGCGGCATCATTATCCGTATATTTTGCTGCCGAGCTCTCATCCTCAGCTGTCGCATCGGGTGTTAACAGCATAAGCATAACCCTGGTTGTAGATCCCGGATTATCTAGCAAAAACTGACCTCTGTATTGGTTGTCTACCCCGGCTCCAGTTGTTGAACTCGTCAAAGGTTTAGCATCTAATGTATCCCCGGGAAGAAGTCCGTAATCGTCTTCACACAAAAAAGTATAATTTGTATTGGCATCTGGATAAATCGCTTTCAAGTCATCTTTATCAAGCGCTTTAAAATCAGTAAAATTTGTTATTCCAGTCGTATAATAACGCACCCAAAGCGTCGCGACACCGTGTGCCGGCAGCATGCAGTCTCCGCCCGCGTACTCTCCCCAGGCACGTGAATCTGCGGTAATATCGTTTATACCTGTATATGAAACGCTTCCAGTAACCGGTGTTACGTAATCATTCACACCGCCAGGCCTTGTGACTGATGTCTGCCAGGTATTTTTACGCCCCACCTTGTAACCCTTTAAGTTTATGCTGCTATTGGTAGTATTGTACACCTCAATTATGTCATACCCGTCTGCTGAAGTAGTCACACCCTCAGGTTTATATGAGGAATTAACAACTTCAGTAATTATGAGTCCTGGATATGAACCGTCTGTTCCCATGACTGATATTGGTGAATCCTTTGAATTAGCATAAGAAGTTCCGCCAGTTTGAGTCCCGGAATCGTCATTTGCAGCATAGGCGCCAAGAGGCATCATAGTTGCAACCATTGCTATAACCAGAATAACGGACAGCACGCAATTTAATCTTTTCATACTTTCCCCTTCCAACCAGCTAAAAATTTAATGGATTAACTGAATGTAAGAACCTATATTAACCTGAAAAAATCTCAAACCTGACAATATCATTAACATTAACGCCACTAAGTATAGCTGCCGCACACCCCAATAGGTGAGCCCCTTCAATGTCCGCACTCGAATCAATTTTTTTTAGTGAATTTACGCCATCAAGTCCAGCGACTAACGCATTTCTAAAAAGGTTAAAGGATTTTGAGATTTGTCCTCCCAAAACAAGACATTCAGTGTCAAACCGTTTTAGGATAGGACTTATTATTTCACCAAGCACCTGACCGGTCTCTTCAAAAGTTTGCATCGCATTTATATCACCTTTTTGCGCCAATTCAGCGATGTCAACAACATCTATATCTTGAGAATAAGGGGATTTACTTAAATACCTTGAAATCATTCCGCGCCTCGATACATACTCTTCCGCCGTTTTTCCCTTAAACGGCAAATTATAAATACTGACCGCAGGGCCTCCGTCACAATTCTGCAAAATATTTTTATTTCTCATCACTGCAAAGCCAAGTCCGGTTCCAAGCATTACGCCTGCTGAATTTCCATATTCTTTAGCAGCACCTTTCCATGACTCTCCGATCAGAAAAGCTGAGGAATCATGCAAAAACTTTATGTAGACGTTGTCAAATATTTCTTGGATCCAAGGTTTTAGGGGTATCCCATAAATAGATTTGAATTTGTGCTGCATCCTGCTTTCCATATTTATGAAATCAAAAGGTCCGGGAGTGTCTATTCCTATCCCCAACAACTCAAATCTGTTCTGAGCAAAAATGTATTGCTTTTTCAGTATGTTTTGCAGACATCTTTTGATTCCGTCAGCCGGTCCAGAAGAATCAACAGGCTCTTGTATCTTACTGTCTTTGATAATTTCCCCATCTGTAGTAACAAGCGCTGATTTGAAAAATGTGCCGCCAACATCAACTGCGAGTACTGCCTGCTCTCTCTCAGCCATACCTTTACCCCTTAATGCTTGAGCATTGTTTTATGAAGAATCGCCGTAGTACCCGGTTTAAGATTGATTATTTCATATTCACCCATATCCGCAGGAACAACAACAATATCAAGGTAATTCTGTACGAAACAATATTCTGGATGTGCCTTAGAGCGAACAAGCACTTTTTCACCATCAACCAGTGCAAGAACATGAAAATAGCCGTCAGTATTATCTGTCGCTTTATCAACAAGCTTTACGTTGCGAAGTGTAAAATACAGCAGGTCATGTTCACCCACTATATACTCTTCAAAGCCTTCACCTTTACGAGCAAGACGTTTTTCCTGTACAACATTGGATTTTATCCAGTCTGTATTGCGATCACGCACAAGAACTTTTTCACCGTGATACGTATGAATAGGTCTCGGATTTCCATCAAGATCTTTTCTAAGATAATCATACATCTTATATGTATATGATCCCACCGTAAGGCTTCCGATCTCAAGTATCAGCTGGTTTCGCCCTGACGCATGAATCGTCCCGGCCGGAATCATGACCTGAACGCCCGGCTTAGACTCAACAGCATTTACATATTTTTCATAATCGACGGGAGTTCCTTCCTTTTCAGACCTTTTAGTATCAGCTATAAACTGTTCAACGTCAACTCCGTTATTAAAGCCGAGGAAAGTTCTTGCTCCCTGACCTGCTTCAACTATATAGTAGCTTTCATCCTGACGTCCAAGCTCGCCATTGTTTT
Above is a genomic segment from Bacillota bacterium containing:
- a CDS encoding lamin tail domain-containing protein, with amino-acid sequence MKRLNCVLSVILVIAMVATMMPLGAYAANDDSGTQTGGTSYANSKDSPISVMGTDGSYPGLIITEVVNSSYKPEGVTTSADGYDIIEVYNTTNSSINLKGYKVGRKNTWQTSVTRPGGVNDYVTPVTGSVSYTGINDITADSRAWGEYAGGDCMLPAHGVATLWVRYYTTGITNFTDFKALDKDDLKAIYPDANTNYTFLCEDDYGLLPGDTLDAKPLTSSTTGAGVDNQYRGQFLLDNPGSTTRVMLMLLTPDATAEDESSAAKYTDNDAAYMISYARYFGSDVTYLTSDGGTSTAGVSSAKFYYDLSKNQSMILESKTAPSVGTMTYKQKPTYNDTNAPVMSDVTASTYNPDNGADITIGVTDDKDIRLTSLFYRTSKDTAFKEASEDIVLRETKKNSIAADITKADIAKNIPAEDLAGADYIEYYATALDGGNNPAAVGSASAPIRINAATAVSKTNVAITYPVDMSVFTGSFNGILTADLSDKDGIDTSSATITVDNGTPISVPAQNVSNTALTYSFAGNPLGVGTHTIKLQVHSTNQSKDSGEATVTIGVTEGSSTKDGDYPDLMITEAKVYTTQVQGVDAYSAVEIYNASGHPINLNNYKLGRKADWPGAGNYDGDIANLTNTYYTGMNGITKYSAAWSGNTEPSGGNWLPANGVATLWVRYYPMSKFTDAAAFKALGVDSFISENPTVNKDSLFLAEDTYGLNAGDDQTSAAAEPEPKSASDGGVSFNKFKNIYLKRVGSTTRVMLLMLDSSATVSEANRLKYVDDDSDIMSVAKYFGSDVSTVNSSVKFKYDSAKNYLPVSEKLSQSNLGVITYDQKPIYVSDKTAAEITDNTGSSFKSADGAKISINMFDNRDLRYSTIYYKTSKDTDFKSKSIDYVAQKGSVASDTQLAEQNISLTAEELTDVDYIDYYVTAIDGGGNTATLGSSAMPHRMINESSNHTIVNITSPTEGESFSGYFRDTLTADLVDGDGIDASTAQVVVDGGTPIAVPSENVTDKTLTYSFASHPLTKGDHTITVKVNSKNTEKAAGEATVHITVTEAAVKRPDLVMTEVNAAPGGTGNLEYFELYNTGNRDIPLSDVQFNYLPYISDLSKVYTNPWVTETQYDDKGNVVPFVLKKNQIYVVFIYQQGAQKLGYRYDSDAEMERTWNELFKSRYGVEIPKTNRIMAPYTDSNGTVIKGAANLWNSINAKTMQIVDKSTKAVLCQAVYNDGAVQCATDQTIDYVYFDGCDPVNNCESLLVDYTGSPTPGTLRDYQQPNFTSTAPPSVDCGEVEAVRQPDDTTFTAKVTDPDNDIKLVYLFYKTDQMSGFSCAQMAKTENADEYRVSISINAIKDSKSIEYYIIATDGASSAFAPQFIDNPYKQTIADTEGPHIDSITPANGANIQGRINGQIVITYSDYSGVDKNSIKFWFNGEDVTDKCSISDYKLTYNMGLLTQIGAYTSKLQISDKYGTEVDGKYPEQRTAIHENSFNLIPIVNDHMPSKEIIHAPMNSTIDSQDLAVQALVIDSSDSNNLTLQYITDDGKSGTLSMAKDTALSSAGNGVASTYYTASIPVSVIKGRSYVKYCITSSGNTEMRAPSSDGSWYQTALQAATVPPELMITEMQPNPDGNDDVEFIEIYNTSNKELDLMNYKINFQPYPQTAPNDYRFVNFDMMMDSYGFSGGKYIINPGEVVVVHLFTSDARKTGMTLDSFREDSRINLSESNTKVIELPADTSVDSNRCPLPNTLVRKVMLNYKSNPNVGPYICVATYNDELSAGYSDSLNGLSVTYGAPIDGTINLHKLEHGAVATPGKIDWRQKAVNYNDKYAPYIIHQKPVSDGAAPQEITLTVQIFDEAEIIHKSIYYRTYGTEGWQTGDLTPVAGKDNLFQFTVSYDYLQYTNKLEYYFAATDGLHEAVLKSQSGDPFTITYKDVAPPQVGSFKPENYYFYEDSKIPVVKAYIEDNSGINKASIHLYMDDIDETKDTVILEQDRGFNVAYTPGVAIADGRHTLKLVAADLSENKNVLTQVTEFSIGDDSKLNHYRGEVHSHTQESDGTGTVEQAYEWARYHSKLDYFSVTDHNDMLTTDVYKNQLKRTKKYNQNGPGGFIVFNGWETTYYMNTGWFGHFNMLNVDWLKSDPSIPARQYYDFGIADPNAVMQFNHPGNYDGNNWGDFNDFGYYSTQADDKFALIEFNANVSNDDEYNRALFKGWHVSPVVNEDNHQMFWGSADPSSGVAMAPALTRDNIIEAFRKNRTYAAGDDNIIMEYKVNGKWMGSILKDPDKLDIDLKIYGKDINNIPAGTVSIVTDAQVTVFQKTYTAADAVNGVIHMQYQLPADYKYCYIKHTRTVGASTITSITAPVWVEKERGINIDSLDLGLSSDTANPDAVKTIVKNTSDDNATNLTLSYYLGTVDGFTLSSDIINGLNGLQPLAVRSLSSLGAGETATVGVNMPRSLDSRRIFVLLSGVVNGKLIRDVKYITPSPIYITEIVADSSDYVKGGVVYSRPFNYIEVYNNDNVARNLKGLAISTFVKAGQTAAYNTAKYLDKYSISEDLMIGPRQAMVLWIKDGITAGANNSLTVADFNKYYGTNFDTIYQFVKSPLDQSGSRILSVNLNDDTDSPTPITCIKYNVDESLNLDVVENKGITYTYNSTGIDTSIKLSNRAVPTPGVVVEGQVPNYSNDYSLSSVKLVYAGGETNVNLSDKNTSYRVSVPEGVKSVTCIPETKCPTLNLKINGVKVCSGGFIDAGSGNTFPTLNLNKTGATAVVEVLNDSDKTVATYTFSVGSGDLNIDTDNGSSGASGGTSGGADGSSGSSGGTDTSGGTTGDSGTTAPTEGNASTPDFSDTSNHWASEAIKYIADKGIIKGYEDGTFKPDATVNRGDFTLMLMRSFAGDKSGTGTFNDVDPNAYYAGAVAAAKDLGIATGSDGAFNPKTNVTRQDMFVLFARTLRAFNLLDEKADISKVTFSDSDSIADYAKDDILLLAANGYINGTEGKINPTGTATRAETAQMLYNYFTKHAS
- a CDS encoding ROK family protein, producing the protein MAEREQAVLAVDVGGTFFKSALVTTDGEIIKDSKIQEPVDSSGPADGIKRCLQNILKKQYIFAQNRFELLGIGIDTPGPFDFINMESRMQHKFKSIYGIPLKPWIQEIFDNVYIKFLHDSSAFLIGESWKGAAKEYGNSAGVMLGTGLGFAVMRNKNILQNCDGGPAVSIYNLPFKGKTAEEYVSRRGMISRYLSKSPYSQDIDVVDIAELAQKGDINAMQTFEETGQVLGEIISPILKRFDTECLVLGGQISKSFNLFRNALVAGLDGVNSLKKIDSSADIEGAHLLGCAAAILSGVNVNDIVRFEIFSG